The nucleotide window TCTCCTTTTATACTCTGTTCGATTACCTTAACCTAAACTCTTTTTACTAATTGGGCTTTGTCGGCCTTTCGGGCCTGATTATGAGATGCTCGCTGAGCCGTTGAGTCGATCAACCTCGCTCCGCTTGCTCTCTGCTTCGACTATCAGCGCTCCCTGTCGAGTCGATCTCTCGAGAATCGGCTTCTGCGCCGATGTCGACTCGGTTTGCTGGACTGGGCCCTTTGTTCGATGGGCTTTGTGGATGGGTTAAATCCATCcccaacagtaagtccccccccaGTTCATTGATGGTCGAGCAATCGATCTTTGATGAATTTGGTGCCTGTGGTTCGGAGAACAAAAGGTTCAATCCGAGCAAATGACAGGTCGTTGGGGAGTCAATCCGTTCAATTGATACTCCTCGATCGAGGGAATGGATTGATGCGTCCGTTTCTCACGCGTTGCGATCGTGAGATAAACGCTTACGGGTCGAGAATACGGACCGGCGCATCTGTTGATCACGCGCCTAATTGGGTTTAGGCCCACTTAGGCCTTATTAGGCGTAATGATGACGCTTTGATCCCCGCGCTtatctctctctataaataGCGACCCCCTCTCCACTTCTTTTCATTTTCCTCCGCAGCGCtaaaggtactttctctctctacgctcctttctctctctttatctctgTTTTTAGATCTGCGAGTATCCGAGATGTCGTCATCTCATCGTTTGACGCGAGAACAAAAGGGAAAGGGGGCGGTCTCTTCTCGGGACTCCGGCGATATCCATCACGAAGCGATGATGGATACGGGGAATATGGATTTATCGCAGCGTCTCTTGGTCTCGGAAGCGAGAGAACAGTTCCGGGGTGACGACGACGGTCAAGAAGCGGTCGACGCCTCGATTGTCCCGATCAGCTACTACCCTGGGAACATCTTTGCTGAGGAGAGCCCCCTGGAGGTTTGGAGAATTCGACCTTCGGTCGTCGATGGACAAAATTGGTCCAACGTCGAGAGGACGAAGTCTACCGTGGAGTCGGTGGAAGCTCTCCTCCGAGATCTCAATGCACATGGGGTTTCGTTCATCGTTCCAAAACGGGATCAGAGGCCTTGGTCGCCTCCGAAGGGATATCAATGCATTTACGAATCGTATTTTCGGAGCGACACGAAGTTGTGGTTTCCAATTCCCCGAATTGTCACGGCTTACGCGTTTCGCAGAGGAGTCGCCTTAAGCCAGTTGATGAACGGTTTTCTTCGGTTAATGGTCGTTCTATCGGTGATCGCGGCTGAGGCAGGGACATCGATGAGTGTGAGGTCGTTTGAGGAGTTGACTTCAGTCTCAATTTCCGATGATGGGCTCGTCTCGACGAGGATGCGCCCAAATTATAACGTGGTCACGGGGTACCCGACCAAAACCTCAGACTGGCAGCGTTCGTATTTTTATGTGAAGTCGAACAGATCAGCGTTCGAGGAGCCTCCGAAGTCTGGTTATCGCGTTCTCTGGAATGCAGAGATGGGTACTGCGCAGTATCTTATGTGACAATTGTAGCATGTGCTCGTCTAACGCGTCTCTTTTCCTTTTGTAGTTGGTCATCCGAATCTCGCCACTTATCCCGAGGATTGGAAGGAGAGTGCTCGGATCGTTGCGCTGCAGAAGCAAGATCACTGGGAGGACTTTACTCGGGAGAGAATTCAAAGATCCATAGATCAAATTGCTAGTCGTGAGTTTTCTTTGGTTTTCCTTCTGCTTTTCCTAGCAAGTGAATAGCGTGTATTAAGAATTTTTCTTTGCAGAACGTTGGATCTCAAACTTGCTTCCCCTCGTCAATCAATCGACTTCGAAGAGACTATCCCTCTTTACTCAAGCTGAGCAGAAAGAGATCAACCGAGCCAAGACAATGAAGCAATTGCCCGACCTTAGCCTTATTGTGGCTGAAAAGATAGGCGCCAAGCGAGGCGCTTCTGGGAGCAGGGTTGGCCCTTCGGGGTTGGAAGCGGTAGAGGCGACCCCAATTGCTGCTGAGCAAACGCGTACTGGTGGCTCCTCGAAGAAAAGCAAGAAAAAGGCCGAGGATCCGAAGGAATCTTCTGAGCCCGGGCAAACTGGGGCAGACGGTTCCTCTAAAAAAGGGGGGAAGAAACGGAAAGCCGGAGATTTGCCCGCCGAGGACGCTcctaagaagaaaaagatgaagaagaaagaattgGCTATGCCCCGCTCATCCTCGGTCTGCGAAGAGGAACTTCAGGCTCTAGTTCCTGAAGCTATCCCTGAGGTTGGGACCTCGGAGGATGATGAGAATGAGACTATCGCCCTCCGCCGACGGAGACGGGAGAGTCGAGTCACCGAGGAGGTATCCCGTGGAACCTTGGCCGGTGATCTACCTTCTACTGAGGTTCCGAGGGGAATATCGACTTTGGGAGGACAGCGGGACCGCTCGAGGAATGAGTCCCCTGCTCATGTCACGGAGGGATCTGAGACCCGAGTATCCGGTCGCCCTAAGGAAACCCCGGCAGATGAGTTCAGATTCGAGTTTAACCGTGAGCTTCCGCTGGCTTGCTACCCGGAAGATTGTGCTCGCCTGTTACGGTTGGTCAAAGGCGGTCCCGATCAACTCCCTTCAGTGGGAGATCTCATCTTCAAAGATGAGTATGAGCACGCCTCTTGCTCGTCTGTAAAGGTAAGCGGTTGTTCGTTCCCTTCTTTTCCGAACCTTAAATTATTTTGGCTAAGTCTTTTGGTGTTTTGATCAGAGCCACGGCGACTGGAATGTTCTGGTCGGGAAGTATGACACAGCCCTTAGGCGGGCCAGAGAGCAGATCCGTGAGAGCGAAGAAGCCAAGAAGAAAGCGGAGGAGGCTCTTCGGGTGTCTTCGCGGGAAAAGGCTGAAGCCATTGCTCGGGAGAAATCTCTCAGGAAAGCGTTTGACGAGACGCGAACGTCTGATGCGGCTGAACTGCAGATGTGTAAGGAGGCGATGAACAATCTCGAGTTCGTGGTGGATAAGCAGCGGAAGGAAAAGGCTGATCTAGAGGCAAAAATGGCTGCGGAATTGCTAAGGCATTCCGAGGAGATGGACAGGCTTCGGAAATCTCGTAAATACGAGGTCACGCACGAGAGGGTTCGCGTGCTGATTGCCATGATCGCTAAAGCCGAGAAACGCTTTCACAGGATTTCCCTTCGTGAAGACAAAAGGGACAAATACGACGATGCTCGGTGTCTCTATAGTCAAGCCTTCGGGACGAGGAAATGTCTCGAGCAAATCAAGGCCTCTGGTGTTGAGATCCCGCAGGAAACCATCGACTTCTTCATCGGGCAAGAGAAGCACTACGAGGAAGAAGCAGAGCGTTTGGAGGTAAAGGagattccggcggaagatcttTGCCTTTCTCCGCTAGTGTTGGAGTCTCGATTTTTGATCGAGGAAATTTGGCGTCAGCTTGACCCGTTTGGGTCGAATATTAATCTGATCGATTCGGAGGCCGCTATTGCTCTGCGTACTCCTCTTCGTCCTGAAGATCCGGTGGAGAAGCCCGCTCAAACTGCTGTATCTTCCAACCAACCCACCGATCAAGATGCTGATCTCGCGAAGCAGACATCGGCGGGAGCGGTTGTTCACAAGGACGGGGCAGTGCCGACCATTGTGCTAACAGATTCCCCCGCTAAGGCGTCGAAGAATGCCAGCTCATCTGCTTCCTCGTCGGAAGACCCGGAGAAGGGTGACGATGATCCCGCGGGGATGCCTATTGCGGACGCGACTGCTCCAGCCCCAGCCAAATTTGGTCGCATCTCGGGTCCCGGAGAAAAAGACGGTGATGGTGGCAAGAACCTTCCCGCTGGTGACGAATAGGGCTATCTGGTCGAGGACCTTCTCTTCCTGTTGTAATTTCGCAGTTTGCTTTTTAGTAGACTTTTTCTCCTTATGTTGTGCTTTGGTCTCGTTGAGACCTTTGAACCTTTATGTACCGTTGGCCCATATGGGTCTTGTTGTTCGATACTCGGGATGTTtttcccctttttttttaaaggcttTTATCAAATGTTTGCTTTGCTTCGAATCGTAACTCGTTTCTCGTTAAGTCGTTCCCGTTTGCCTTGTCCGTAACTAAGTTTTAACGAGTTTTAAATGTTTGGACTTTTAACGAGTTTCCGAGGAAAAGGTATCTGGATGCCCCGCGGTAACCGAGAGGAATTTGGTCGGCCAACTCATTATTCTTCGATTTGCAGTAAGATCCAGAAATTTCGCTCGTGAGTCGGTCAATGCCTTGAGCATCGGTGACGCGGAACTCTGTTTTTCCCTTCGTTCGATATTTGATCAGGATATCGTCGACTAAGTGGGATGAGTGCTCGTGCGCCGCTTTCGAGTTAAGGGGCTAGCATCATTTGGCTCTCGTCATTGTTTACTCGAGGGAGTGAGACGAGATGTATTTTTTGTTAGGTTGGGGCTGGACCCCGTAGAGGGGATGCCTACGTACCTCCGGGgaggatcaagcctttcgtagttcattTTGGTCCAAGTAAAAGTAACTTGGTAGTCATTTACTTGGAGTTCATCATCGAGTAGAA belongs to Brassica napus cultivar Da-Ae unplaced genomic scaffold, Da-Ae ScsIHWf_30;HRSCAF=58, whole genome shotgun sequence and includes:
- the LOC125603211 gene encoding meiosis-specific protein ASY2-like, with the protein product MSSSHRLTREQKGKGAVSSRDSGDIHHEAMMDTGNMDLSQRLLVSEAREQFRGDDDGQEAVDASIVPISYYPGNIFAEESPLEVWRIRPSVVDGQNWSNVERTKSTVESVEALLRDLNAHGVSFIVPKRDQRPWSPPKGYQCIYESYFRSDTKLWFPIPRIVTAYAFRRGVALSQLMNGFLRLMVVLSVIAAEAGTSMSVRSFEELTSVSISDDGLVSTRMRPNYNVVTGYPTKTSDWQRSYFYVKSNRSAFEEPPKSGYRVLWNAEMVGHPNLATYPEDWKESARIVALQKQDHWEDFTRERIQRSIDQIASQRWISNLLPLVNQSTSKRLSLFTQAEQKEINRAKTMKQLPDLSLIVAEKIGAKRGASGSRVGPSGLEAVEATPIAAEQTRTGGSSKKSKKKAEDPKESSEPGQTGADGSSKKGGKKRKAGDLPAEDAPKKKKMKKKELAMPRSSSVCEEELQALVPEAIPEVGTSEDDENETIALRRRRRESRVTEEVSRGTLAGDLPSTEVPRGISTLGGQRDRSRNESPAHVTEGSETRVSGRPKETPADEFRFEFNRELPLACYPEDCARLLRLVKGGPDQLPSVGDLIFKDEYEHASCSSVKSHGDWNVLVGKYDTALRRAREQIRESEEAKKKAEEALRVSSREKAEAIAREKSLRKAFDETRTSDAAELQMCKEAMNNLEFVVDKQRKEKADLEAKMAAELLRHSEEMDRLRKSRKYEVTHERVRVLIAMIAKAEKRFHRISLREDKRDKYDDARCLYSQAFGTRKCLEQIKASGVEIPQETIDFFIGQEKHYEEEAERLEVKEIPAEDLCLSPLVLESRFLIEEIWRQLDPFGSNINLIDSEAAIALRTPLRPEDPVEKPAQTAVSSNQPTDQDADLAKQTSAGAVVHKDGAVPTIVLTDSPAKASKNASSSASSSEDPEKGDDDPAGMPIADATAPAPAKFGRISGPGEKDGDGGKNLPAGDE